A single genomic interval of Streptomyces showdoensis harbors:
- a CDS encoding S1 family peptidase, whose protein sequence is MQKNSLVRALQKIAAAGAVVLAAVSLQPTTASAAPAPVVGGTRAAQGEFPWMVRLSMGCGGSLITPQVVLTAAHCVNGSGANTSITATAGNVDLQSSSVIKVKSTKVYQAPGYNGQGKDWALIKLASPISSLPNLKIAETTAYNSGDFTVAGWGATREGGAQQRYLRKAVVPFVSDADCQSAYGSSLVPGEEICAGYNQGGVDTCQGDSGGPMFRKDNNNAWIQVGIVSWGEGCARAGYPGVYTEVSTFASAIKAAAATL, encoded by the coding sequence ATGCAGAAGAACAGTCTGGTCCGCGCGCTGCAGAAAATCGCCGCGGCCGGCGCCGTCGTCCTCGCCGCCGTCAGCCTCCAGCCCACCACCGCCTCGGCCGCGCCCGCGCCGGTCGTCGGCGGCACCCGCGCCGCCCAGGGCGAGTTCCCCTGGATGGTCCGGCTCTCGATGGGCTGTGGCGGTTCCCTGATCACCCCGCAGGTCGTGCTCACCGCCGCGCACTGTGTGAACGGCTCCGGCGCCAACACCAGCATCACCGCCACCGCCGGCAACGTGGACCTGCAGTCGAGCAGCGTCATCAAGGTCAAGTCGACCAAGGTCTACCAGGCCCCCGGCTACAACGGCCAGGGCAAGGACTGGGCCCTGATCAAGCTCGCCTCGCCGATCAGCAGCCTGCCCAACCTGAAGATCGCCGAGACCACCGCGTACAACAGCGGCGACTTCACCGTGGCCGGCTGGGGCGCCACCCGCGAGGGCGGCGCGCAGCAGCGCTACCTGCGCAAGGCGGTCGTCCCGTTCGTCTCGGACGCCGACTGCCAGTCCGCGTACGGCAGCTCCCTCGTCCCCGGCGAGGAGATCTGCGCCGGCTACAACCAGGGCGGTGTGGACACCTGCCAGGGTGACTCCGGCGGCCCGATGTTCCGCAAGGACAACAACAACGCCTGGATCCAGGTCGGCATCGTGAGCTGGGGCGAGGGCTGCGCCCGGGCCGGCTACCCCGGCGTCTACACCGAGGTCTCGACCTTCGCCTCGGCCATCAAGGCGGCGGCGGCCACGCTGTAA